A single region of the Arthrobacter sp. zg-Y820 genome encodes:
- the truB gene encoding tRNA pseudouridine(55) synthase TruB: MNSGQVRSGLIIVDKPQGWTSHDVVGRLRKLAGTRKVGHAGTLDPMATGVLVVGINKATRLLTYIVGTSKTYEATIRLGQSTVTDDAEGEITAETIAAAVTDEEIMAAVADLTGDIQQVPSSVSAIKVNGERSYARVRAGGEVILPSRPVTVSRFEVHGIRRESGGKLRDIDVTVECSSGTYIRALARDLGAALGVGGHLTALRRTCVGPYSVQQAATLEQLAADLRVLDLDDAARALFPVRELSAAEATDLSHGRRVPPSDIGEAAAGAPVAAFAPGGTLVALLENRGPAGADFPAAYAKALLVFAPGNEAA, encoded by the coding sequence TTCCGGGCAGGTCCGTTCAGGGCTGATTATTGTGGACAAGCCGCAGGGATGGACCAGCCACGATGTGGTTGGCCGCCTGCGGAAACTAGCGGGAACCCGAAAAGTGGGGCATGCGGGAACACTGGACCCGATGGCCACCGGAGTGCTGGTGGTCGGCATCAACAAGGCCACCCGGCTCCTGACCTACATTGTGGGTACTTCCAAGACGTACGAGGCCACCATCAGGCTGGGCCAGTCCACCGTCACTGACGACGCCGAAGGCGAAATCACCGCCGAGACCATCGCCGCCGCGGTAACCGACGAAGAGATCATGGCCGCCGTCGCGGACCTGACCGGGGACATCCAGCAGGTGCCCAGCAGCGTCAGTGCCATCAAGGTCAACGGCGAGCGCTCCTACGCCCGCGTGCGTGCCGGGGGAGAGGTCATCCTTCCGTCCCGCCCCGTGACGGTCTCCCGCTTTGAGGTTCACGGCATCCGCCGGGAGAGCGGCGGCAAGCTGCGCGACATCGATGTGACCGTTGAGTGTTCCTCGGGCACCTACATTCGCGCCCTGGCCCGGGACCTCGGTGCCGCCCTGGGTGTGGGCGGGCACCTGACTGCGCTCCGGCGCACCTGCGTGGGCCCGTACAGCGTGCAGCAGGCAGCGACCCTGGAACAGTTGGCCGCGGACCTGCGGGTCTTGGACCTCGACGACGCCGCCCGGGCCCTGTTCCCGGTCCGTGAGCTCAGTGCTGCGGAAGCGACGGATCTTTCGCACGGCCGCCGGGTGCCGCCGTCGGACATCGGGGAAGCAGCCGCCGGTGCGCCCGTGGCTGCCTTTGCCCCCGGCGGAACGCTGGTCGCGCTGCTGGAAAACCGCGGCCCGGCCGGGGCGGACTTCCCGGCCGCCTACGCCAAGGCCCTGCTGGTCTTCGCACCGGGGAACGAGGCCGCCTAA
- a CDS encoding DUF4345 family protein — MSNPASTPSEHQGGNGPAQPAQPPTQSSLAPGEQPAAARKPNVPAAGQSVRPTEKLNIPPAAKQAGATGRSGKQSKPKAKPYKSSDDWGVFRAVVIGVGILVAGVGVYYLATGTAGVADTGGGEINASLESQFRFFSAMMVGVGAAFIAIAVKFQWANMLWLVCLMVFLGGIGRVLSWAFSGTPHYTMIILMILELAFPPALLVWHRFIAKTSELKREYSEGTAGRADGAAAGGTQG; from the coding sequence ATGAGCAACCCGGCTTCAACACCCAGCGAGCACCAGGGCGGGAATGGCCCGGCGCAGCCCGCCCAGCCGCCCACGCAGTCCTCCTTGGCACCCGGGGAGCAGCCTGCCGCGGCGAGGAAACCGAACGTCCCCGCGGCCGGACAGAGCGTCCGGCCGACGGAGAAGCTGAATATTCCGCCCGCAGCCAAGCAGGCGGGCGCCACGGGCCGAAGCGGCAAGCAGTCCAAGCCCAAGGCCAAGCCCTACAAGAGCAGCGATGACTGGGGCGTCTTCCGCGCCGTCGTCATTGGCGTGGGCATCCTGGTGGCCGGCGTGGGTGTTTACTACCTCGCCACCGGAACGGCCGGTGTGGCGGATACCGGCGGAGGCGAAATCAACGCGTCGCTGGAATCCCAGTTCCGGTTCTTCTCGGCCATGATGGTCGGCGTGGGGGCGGCGTTCATCGCCATCGCGGTGAAGTTCCAGTGGGCCAACATGCTGTGGCTGGTCTGCCTGATGGTCTTCCTCGGCGGTATCGGACGCGTGCTGTCCTGGGCCTTCAGCGGAACGCCCCACTACACCATGATCATCCTGATGATCCTGGAGCTGGCCTTCCCGCCGGCCCTGCTGGTCTGGCACCGGTTCATTGCCAAGACCAGCGAGCTGAAGCGTGAATACAGTGAGGGCACCGCCGGCCGCGCTGACGGTGCCGCTGCAGGCGGCACGCAGGGCTGA
- a CDS encoding bifunctional riboflavin kinase/FAD synthetase — protein sequence MYYWNGLAEVPAGIGPTVVTIGNFDGVHLGHQHVLDRLVKVAREKDAAAVAISFDPHPAQVHRPEAAPELIMGQLDRREALAATGLDGLLMMHYDLQLAALTPEEFVRRVFVEGLRVCAVVIGHDVRFGRGNAGDLQTMRELGRQLGFEVQAVEDFGALPDDPAAPEGRRCSSTWIREALRSGDVRTAARLLGRTHRMRGEVVHGAARGRELGFPTANLAPDASGLVPADGIYAGWLVDEAGTRWPAAISVGSNPTFDGVSRQVEAHVIDRPNEKITDFDLYGQQVVVEFVERLRGMVAYTGPEALITQMGLDVARTRDVLSTDSGADR from the coding sequence GTGTACTACTGGAATGGCCTGGCGGAGGTTCCTGCCGGCATCGGTCCGACAGTAGTCACGATCGGCAACTTCGACGGCGTCCACCTGGGGCACCAGCATGTGCTGGACCGCCTCGTGAAGGTGGCACGCGAGAAGGACGCGGCAGCGGTGGCCATTTCCTTCGATCCGCATCCGGCCCAAGTGCACCGCCCCGAGGCGGCTCCCGAGCTCATCATGGGACAGCTGGACCGCCGCGAAGCCCTGGCGGCCACCGGCTTGGACGGGCTGCTCATGATGCACTACGACCTGCAGCTCGCCGCGCTGACCCCCGAGGAATTCGTGCGCCGGGTCTTCGTGGAGGGACTGCGGGTCTGCGCCGTCGTCATCGGCCACGACGTGCGCTTCGGCCGCGGCAACGCCGGGGATCTCCAGACCATGCGGGAACTGGGCCGGCAGCTGGGCTTTGAGGTGCAGGCCGTCGAGGACTTCGGCGCCCTGCCCGACGACCCCGCCGCTCCCGAGGGGCGCCGCTGCTCCTCGACCTGGATCCGGGAGGCCCTGCGCAGCGGAGACGTGCGCACCGCGGCGCGCCTGCTCGGGCGCACCCACCGCATGCGCGGCGAGGTTGTCCACGGCGCCGCCCGCGGCCGCGAGCTGGGCTTTCCCACCGCCAACCTGGCCCCCGACGCCAGCGGCCTGGTCCCCGCTGACGGAATCTATGCCGGATGGCTGGTCGATGAAGCCGGCACCCGCTGGCCGGCAGCCATCTCCGTGGGGTCCAATCCCACGTTCGACGGCGTCAGCCGGCAGGTGGAGGCCCACGTGATCGACCGCCCGAACGAGAAGATCACCGACTTCGACCTCTACGGCCAGCAGGTGGTGGTGGAGTTCGTGGAACGGCTCCGCGGCATGGTGGCCTATACCGGGCCCGAAGCCCTGATTACGCAGATGGGCCTTGACGTGGCGCGCACCCGCGACGTCCTTTCGACAGATAGCGGCGCGGACAGGTAA